In Patescibacteria group bacterium, the following are encoded in one genomic region:
- a CDS encoding prohibitin family protein gives MTEVYNVAKMEGINNLKKKMPILVLAAVVVLLLLDGVGTIGAGERGILLQFGAVKDNVFGEGLYFKIPLVQKVVKMDVKIKKDEVPASASSKDLQVVTSKIAINYHLDPDAVNKIWKEVGTDYNDRIIAPAIQEAVKATTAKFTAEELIIKRQVVKEQIKENLAKRLVKNYITVDELNIVAFDFSEAFNSAIEAKVTAEQLKLKAERDLQRIKIEADQKIAEAEGKSKAIRTEAQALSENAKVVELRWIEKWDGKTPTYWGGATPFIGLEK, from the coding sequence ATGACTGAAGTTTATAATGTAGCGAAAATGGAAGGAATCAACAACTTGAAGAAGAAAATGCCAATTCTTGTTTTGGCAGCAGTTGTTGTACTTTTATTGCTTGATGGTGTAGGAACAATTGGAGCAGGTGAGCGAGGAATTTTGTTGCAATTTGGAGCAGTAAAAGACAATGTTTTTGGCGAAGGTCTTTATTTTAAGATTCCTTTAGTTCAAAAAGTAGTAAAAATGGATGTAAAGATTAAAAAAGACGAAGTTCCAGCAAGCGCATCTTCAAAAGATTTGCAAGTTGTAACATCTAAAATTGCAATTAATTATCATTTAGATCCTGATGCAGTTAATAAAATTTGGAAAGAAGTTGGCACAGATTATAATGATCGAATAATTGCTCCAGCAATCCAAGAAGCAGTAAAAGCAACAACTGCAAAATTTACAGCTGAAGAATTAATTATCAAAAGACAAGTTGTTAAAGAGCAAATAAAAGAAAATTTAGCAAAAAGATTAGTAAAAAATTATATAACAGTTGATGAATTGAATATTGTTGCTTTTGATTTTTCAGAAGCATTTAATAGCGCAATTGAAGCAAAAGTAACAGCAGAACAATTAAAATTAAAAGCAGAACGAGATTTGCAAAGAATTAAAATTGAAGCTGATCAGAAAATTGCAGAAGCAGAAGGAAAGTCTAAAGCGATCAGAACAGAAGCACAGGCATTGAGTGAAAATGCAAAAGTTGTAGAACTTCGATGGATTGAAAAATGGGATGGAAAAACTCCAACATATTGGGGTGGAGCAACTCCTTTTATTGGATTAGAAAAGTAA
- a CDS encoding ABC transporter permease translates to MQTIKDIFHIAKKDLIEFSRDKLRLATFIIMPIFMMILTGFIFPNQNTLKNIPIGIANLDNQQYGNQLVTMITDLKQDNQSAFKTSTFDSIDAIKNGIKKQTISGGIFIPKDFTSQINGNKQPEVIIVEDQSNPQISAVVDQILSNMASGLGQQIGIQKTAKFLVIITSPENQPGSIEQATAMMQPIKSTIQGIIPGNPNYFEFVAPGIMAMIVMTAVLTGLAAAISKEKEDGTLDGILISPINRLAIILGKATAQSIRGLIQGAIVLLLAVILFGVTIHGNLLLILLILLLGIFSFVGLGILVSAMASEQETATQLLFMFQFPMLFLSGVFFPILMMPQIMQDISKVIPLTYAINALRKVMVLGASFVDVRNELLILLIFGAVTLTIAVPVFKRVITK, encoded by the coding sequence ATGCAAACAATCAAAGATATATTTCACATCGCAAAAAAAGATTTAATTGAATTTTCTAGAGACAAACTCCGTTTAGCCACATTCATTATTATGCCTATTTTTATGATGATTTTGACTGGATTTATTTTTCCTAATCAAAATACTCTAAAAAATATTCCAATTGGCATCGCAAATTTAGACAACCAGCAATACGGAAACCAATTAGTAACCATGATCACGGATTTAAAACAAGACAATCAATCAGCATTTAAAACATCAACTTTTGATAGTATTGATGCAATAAAAAATGGCATTAAAAAACAAACAATCAGTGGTGGAATATTTATTCCAAAAGATTTTACTTCCCAAATTAATGGCAACAAACAGCCAGAAGTAATAATTGTTGAAGACCAATCCAATCCACAAATCAGTGCAGTTGTTGATCAAATATTATCTAATATGGCCTCTGGATTAGGACAACAAATTGGCATCCAAAAAACTGCCAAATTTTTAGTTATTATTACATCACCAGAAAATCAACCAGGCTCAATAGAACAAGCCACTGCAATGATGCAACCAATCAAATCAACAATTCAAGGTATTATTCCAGGCAATCCAAACTATTTTGAATTTGTTGCTCCTGGCATCATGGCTATGATTGTTATGACTGCAGTTTTGACTGGTCTTGCTGCTGCAATTTCTAAAGAAAAAGAAGATGGAACACTAGATGGTATTTTAATTTCGCCAATCAATCGACTAGCTATTATTTTAGGCAAGGCAACTGCTCAATCGATCAGAGGCTTAATTCAAGGCGCGATTGTTTTACTTTTAGCAGTCATTCTTTTTGGCGTAACAATTCACGGCAACCTTTTATTAATTTTACTAATTTTACTTTTAGGTATTTTTTCATTTGTCGGCTTGGGTATCTTAGTATCTGCTATGGCTTCAGAACAAGAAACAGCAACCCAACTATTATTCATGTTCCAATTTCCAATGTTATTCTTATCAGGAGTTTTTTTTCCTATTTTAATGATGCCACAAATCATGCAAGATATTTCCAAAGTTATTCCGCTAACTTATGCCATCAATGCTTTACGCAAAGTCATGGTCTTGGGAGCAAGCTTTGTTGATGTCAGAAATGAACTTTTAATTCTACTTATTTTTGGTGCTGTTACTTTGACAATTGCTGTTCCAGTATTCAAAAGAGTTATTACGAAATAA
- a CDS encoding ATP-binding cassette domain-containing protein produces MENIIEVKNLTKKFKKFIAVDNISFEIKKGEIFGFLGPNGAGKSTTIRILTTLLQPTEGEIKIAGFDLKKDPDDIRKQIGLVAEKIILYDRLTARENLRFFGQLFHLSKQQITDRTKKWVDRLHMTDWLDSQVGTYSTGMKQRINIVRALLTEPNILFLDEPTLGLDPQTSNLIREFIQELNKKGITILLTTHDMLEADILSNRIAIVDHGKIVALDNSENLKKLVTNKENPTLQDVFLKVTGTEIRDNAGKKSLLQTCIVLARINKGSDKFCTFCVSSASFCVKKINRRKTQNLTQKTQKKFQH; encoded by the coding sequence ATGGAAAATATTATTGAAGTAAAAAATTTAACAAAAAAATTTAAAAAATTTATTGCAGTTGACAATATTAGCTTTGAAATTAAAAAAGGTGAAATCTTTGGATTTCTTGGCCCAAATGGTGCTGGCAAGTCAACAACAATCAGAATTTTAACCACACTTTTACAGCCAACAGAAGGTGAAATTAAAATAGCTGGTTTTGATTTAAAAAAAGATCCAGATGACATTAGAAAACAAATCGGCTTAGTCGCAGAAAAAATTATTCTTTATGATCGATTAACTGCTCGAGAAAATCTAAGATTCTTCGGCCAACTTTTTCATCTCTCAAAACAACAAATTACAGATCGAACAAAAAAATGGGTTGATCGATTGCACATGACTGATTGGCTTGATTCTCAAGTTGGAACATATTCAACTGGCATGAAACAAAGAATCAATATTGTTCGCGCCTTATTAACTGAACCAAATATTCTCTTTCTTGATGAACCAACTCTTGGGCTTGATCCACAAACATCCAATTTAATTAGAGAATTTATTCAAGAATTAAATAAAAAAGGAATTACTATTTTGCTTACAACACATGACATGTTAGAAGCTGATATTTTATCAAATAGAATTGCAATTGTTGATCATGGAAAAATTGTTGCTTTAGATAATTCAGAAAATTTAAAAAAATTAGTAACCAATAAAGAAAATCCAACTCTTCAAGATGTTTTTTTGAAAGTAACAGGTACTGAAATTAGAGATAATGCTGGAAAAAAATCCCTGCTTCAGACATGCATCGTTTTGGCGAGAATAAACAAAGGGTCAGATAAATTCTGCACATTCTGCGTTAGTTCCGCGTCATTCTGCGTAAAAAAAATAAATCGCAGAAAAACGCAGAATCTTACGCAGAAAACGCAGAAAAAATTTCAACATTAA
- a CDS encoding manganese efflux pump MntP family protein, with amino-acid sequence MSLINIFFIAIALSFDAMAVAAANGAHHHQMGAKKALRIAFFFGFFQFLMPLIGYILGIGLVQFISGIDHWIAFILLTILGVRMLIESFKKEEEKKIDIHSLKILLTQSIATSIDALIIGVTIALLPVNIWLSVSIIGITTFTLSLISIYIGKKSGEKWGKKAEIIGGLVLIGIGLKILLGHLL; translated from the coding sequence ATGTCACTTATAAATATCTTTTTTATTGCTATTGCCCTATCATTTGATGCTATGGCTGTTGCAGCTGCAAATGGCGCACATCATCACCAAATGGGAGCAAAAAAAGCTCTAAGAATAGCTTTCTTTTTTGGTTTTTTTCAATTTTTAATGCCATTAATTGGCTATATTCTTGGTATTGGTCTTGTGCAATTTATTTCCGGCATTGATCATTGGATTGCTTTTATTCTTCTGACTATTTTGGGAGTCAGAATGTTGATTGAATCTTTCAAAAAAGAAGAAGAGAAAAAAATTGATATTCATAGCCTTAAAATATTATTAACTCAATCAATTGCAACTAGTATTGATGCTCTAATAATTGGCGTAACAATTGCTTTGCTGCCTGTTAATATTTGGCTATCAGTCTCAATTATTGGCATCACAACATTCACATTATCATTGATTTCTATTTACATTGGCAAAAAAAGCGGCGAAAAATGGGGCAAAAAAGCTGAAATCATTGGTGGACTTGTTTTGATAGGTATTGGCTTGAAAATTTTGCTAGGACATCTTTTATAA
- a CDS encoding ABC transporter permease, producing the protein MIEILRNLWRRKFRTLLTIFGIAIGIFAFTVMGSMALKLNKMIDGGKKYVTGQITIAPKGTDFMMGQMGAMLPVNTLNKIAKVEGVEAVTGGIELSLDEPNPDDPASMSFGMPATIEGMDLKTKFKNRNWENMEMKEGRMIKEGDPDDVIAIGETIALDKKWKLDDKVKIRGKEFKVIGILDKTMTGPDSYVFMPLNSARDLYVESNPFLKSLKEQQAQAANISTRELASLPKATRDQIMQAKAFKMEDLSTMGSISWKDGADSEVVANKIKEKFKDEVIVLSPKKMGEEIDKASAMMNAVILGGALLALLVGSFSVINTMIMSISERTREIGIKKSLGASNKSIALEYALEAGVIGTLGGILGISIGVLLIVIFNNKMAETGAEVFLLDIKFLFEVLLFSFILGIVAGILPAIKAAKMKVIQAIREM; encoded by the coding sequence ATGATAGAAATATTAAGAAATTTATGGAGGCGAAAATTTAGAACTTTATTAACTATTTTTGGTATTGCAATTGGTATTTTTGCATTTACAGTAATGGGATCGATGGCTCTGAAATTAAATAAAATGATTGATGGAGGAAAAAAATATGTGACTGGTCAAATTACAATTGCTCCAAAAGGCACTGATTTTATGATGGGACAAATGGGAGCAATGTTGCCGGTTAATACACTAAACAAAATTGCAAAGGTTGAAGGTGTTGAAGCAGTGACTGGCGGAATTGAATTGTCATTAGATGAGCCGAATCCTGATGATCCAGCATCAATGAGTTTTGGCATGCCAGCAACAATTGAAGGCATGGATTTGAAAACCAAATTTAAAAACAGAAATTGGGAAAATATGGAAATGAAAGAAGGCAGAATGATTAAAGAAGGCGATCCTGATGATGTGATTGCAATTGGGGAAACAATAGCTTTAGATAAGAAATGGAAATTAGATGACAAGGTAAAAATTCGTGGCAAAGAGTTTAAGGTAATTGGTATTTTGGATAAAACAATGACTGGACCTGATTCGTATGTTTTTATGCCTTTAAACTCTGCTCGAGATTTGTATGTAGAGTCAAATCCATTTTTGAAGTCATTAAAAGAACAACAAGCTCAGGCTGCAAATATTTCTACTAGAGAATTAGCTAGTTTACCAAAAGCAACTAGAGATCAAATTATGCAAGCAAAAGCTTTTAAAATGGAAGATTTATCCACTATGGGATCAATATCTTGGAAAGACGGAGCAGATTCTGAAGTTGTAGCGAATAAGATCAAAGAAAAATTTAAAGATGAAGTTATAGTATTATCCCCAAAAAAAATGGGAGAAGAAATTGATAAAGCTTCGGCAATGATGAATGCTGTTATTTTAGGTGGCGCATTATTAGCTTTGTTAGTTGGAAGTTTTTCTGTTATCAATACGATGATTATGTCGATTTCTGAAAGAACAAGAGAAATTGGTATTAAAAAATCTTTGGGTGCATCAAATAAATCGATTGCTTTGGAATATGCTTTAGAAGCTGGTGTAATTGGAACTTTGGGCGGCATATTGGGTATCAGTATTGGTGTTTTATTGATTGTAATATTTAATAATAAAATGGCAGAAACTGGTGCTGAAGTATTTTTGTTAGATATTAAGTTTTTGTTTGAAGTTTTATTATTTTCATTTATATTAGGAATCGTAGCTGGTATTTTGCCAGCAATTAAGGCAGCAAAGATGAAAGTAATACAGGCGATTAGAGAGATGTAA
- a CDS encoding ABC transporter ATP-binding protein has translation MKNVIEAKGLKKIYKMSKTNIVHALNGVDLNVEEGEFTAIIGPSGSGKSTLMHIFGLLDKPDEGTLIIDGVDMSNLKDKEAYKLRAKKIGFVFQGFNLIPALSALENIMLAGKYGGMKMTERKARAIELLKMVGLESRMNHKPNELSGGQQQRVAIARALMNKPAIILADEPTGELDTKTSLEIIELMKKLNKEDNQTFLLVTHNMEVAKDCRKIVEMRDGQKITK, from the coding sequence ATGAAAAATGTTATTGAAGCTAAGGGTTTGAAAAAAATATATAAAATGTCAAAGACAAATATTGTTCATGCTTTGAATGGTGTTGATTTGAATGTGGAAGAAGGCGAATTTACTGCAATTATTGGACCTTCTGGATCCGGAAAATCAACTTTGATGCATATCTTTGGTTTGTTAGACAAGCCAGATGAAGGAACTTTAATCATTGATGGAGTTGATATGAGTAATTTAAAAGACAAAGAAGCTTATAAATTGCGTGCAAAAAAAATTGGTTTTGTTTTTCAAGGATTTAATTTGATTCCGGCATTGTCAGCTTTGGAAAATATTATGTTGGCTGGAAAATATGGAGGAATGAAAATGACTGAAAGAAAAGCCAGAGCAATTGAATTATTAAAAATGGTTGGACTAGAATCAAGAATGAATCACAAGCCAAATGAATTGTCTGGCGGACAACAGCAAAGAGTAGCAATTGCTCGAGCTTTGATGAACAAGCCAGCAATTATTCTAGCTGATGAGCCAACTGGAGAATTGGATACAAAAACATCTTTAGAAATTATTGAATTGATGAAAAAATTAAATAAAGAAGATAATCAAACATTTTTGTTGGTTACACATAACATGGAAGTGGCGAAAGATTGTAGAAAAATTGTAGAGATGAGAGATGGGCAAAAAATAACAAAATAA
- a CDS encoding ORF6N domain-containing protein, with translation MKKYFIMPSEKIVSKIYIIRNKKVMLDRDLALLYGVTTKVLNQAVRRNIKRFPADFMFRLEKLEFENWKSQIVTSNSDKMGLRKLPFAFTEQGVAMLASVLKSDRAIQVNIQIVRTFIKLRELLATNEELQSKLMRLEQRYDKKLKEVFNILRLLLTEKEKPKDELGFKYKRIK, from the coding sequence ATGAAAAAGTATTTCATAATGCCAAGTGAAAAGATAGTCAGTAAAATATATATTATACGCAATAAAAAAGTGATGCTTGATCGTGATTTGGCATTGCTTTATGGCGTGACGACAAAGGTACTAAATCAAGCTGTTAGACGAAATATTAAACGGTTTCCAGCTGATTTTATGTTTAGATTGGAAAAACTGGAATTTGAAAATTGGAAGTCACAAATTGTGACTTCCAATTCTGATAAAATGGGATTAAGAAAATTACCTTTTGCTTTTACTGAACAAGGTGTGGCAATGTTAGCAAGTGTTTTAAAAAGTGATCGAGCAATTCAGGTAAATATTCAAATTGTTAGAACTTTTATTAAATTGAGAGAACTATTGGCAACAAATGAAGAATTGCAATCTAAGTTAATGAGATTAGAACAGCGTTATGATAAAAAATTAAAAGAAGTTTTTAATATATTAAGATTATTATTGACAGAAAAAGAAAAACCAAAAGATGAATTGGGGTTTAAATATAAAAGAATAAAATAA
- a CDS encoding YfbR-like 5'-deoxynucleotidase has protein sequence MDIQLAMTMWRFQDIFGRLKKCIRWGGYKERHYEQSSLEHSFAIALLTAFCVMKEKELKGPAENFDPFRMVVHALVHDFCEGAIGDITYRFKNDPRLLYLVKLIEKEEGLRSTRHISFIGPFLAEAIILEPGSLEEKFFDAMERLDYFFYALAEYEIHKHLDFVAVFDRQHAKLVEYASVFPSVAMIYSQEVQEYVEKEMKTNWGLIGLGGELRPHKPCQKDVEDLEEALKQLLAQLAKQREASGEKGGTDASTV, from the coding sequence ATGGATATACAACTGGCAATGACGATGTGGCGATTCCAGGACATTTTCGGAAGATTAAAGAAATGCATACGCTGGGGTGGATATAAGGAAAGGCATTATGAGCAGTCTTCTTTGGAGCATTCCTTTGCAATTGCACTTTTGACAGCATTTTGTGTAATGAAAGAAAAAGAATTAAAAGGACCAGCTGAAAATTTTGATCCTTTTAGAATGGTTGTTCATGCATTAGTTCATGATTTTTGTGAAGGAGCGATTGGTGATATTACTTATCGATTCAAAAATGATCCAAGACTTCTATATCTGGTTAAGTTAATTGAAAAAGAAGAAGGTTTGCGGTCAACAAGACATATATCTTTCATAGGTCCTTTTTTAGCTGAGGCTATTATCTTGGAGCCAGGCAGTCTTGAAGAAAAATTTTTCGATGCAATGGAAAGATTAGATTATTTTTTTTATGCGCTGGCTGAATATGAAATTCATAAACATTTGGATTTTGTAGCTGTCTTTGATCGACAACACGCAAAATTAGTTGAATATGCAAGTGTATTTCCATCAGTTGCTATGATATATAGTCAAGAAGTCCAAGAATATGTTGAAAAGGAAATGAAAACTAATTGGGGTTTGATTGGTTTGGGTGGAGAGCTTAGACCTCATAAACCATGTCAAAAAGATGTTGAAGATTTGGAAGAAGCGCTGAAGCAATTATTGGCGCAACTTGCCAAGCAGAGGGAAGCCTCTGGAGAGAAAGGAGGAACAGATGCCAGCACTGTCTGA
- the glnA gene encoding type I glutamate--ammonia ligase: protein MQKMKTKEEVLTLCEREKVKFIDLQFSDLLGHVKSVTIPIAKLPEAIDQNIWFDGSSIEGFARICESDMYLKLDLSTFAILPWTTDNGNVTARFICDVYKPNGEAYESDPRYILKKQVAKALSFGFKYFVGPELEFYLMKRDENGKIIPLPHDHAGYFDYATDEDSEVRKDMTTALQKLGIFVEALHHEVGPGQHEIDFKYGDPITTADSVLTFKIALKQIARKHGLFVSFMPKPFFGLAGNGMHVHQSIFMNERNAFYDANGLYHISELAKSFIAGQLFHIKALNSILNPIVNSYKRLVSGYEAPVYISWGQVNRSALVRIPRVNSNKPSATRAELRCPDPASNPYLAFATMLASGIDGIENEMLLPLPVEENVFEMTNEEMLNRGIETLPANLFESLRHLVKDQLLREVFGETTFKKYYDIKMKEWDNFRIYVTDWERDNYLERY from the coding sequence ATGCAAAAAATGAAAACTAAAGAAGAAGTACTAACGTTATGTGAAAGAGAAAAAGTGAAATTTATTGACCTGCAATTTTCTGATTTATTAGGTCATGTAAAGTCAGTAACAATTCCAATTGCAAAATTACCTGAAGCAATTGATCAAAATATTTGGTTTGATGGATCTTCAATAGAAGGTTTTGCAAGAATTTGTGAAAGCGATATGTATTTGAAATTAGATTTATCAACTTTTGCGATTTTACCATGGACAACTGATAACGGAAATGTGACTGCTCGATTTATTTGCGATGTTTATAAGCCAAATGGCGAAGCATATGAAAGCGATCCAAGATATATTTTGAAAAAACAAGTTGCAAAAGCATTATCTTTTGGTTTTAAATATTTTGTTGGTCCAGAATTGGAATTTTATTTAATGAAAAGAGATGAAAATGGGAAGATTATTCCATTGCCTCATGATCATGCTGGATATTTTGATTATGCAACTGATGAAGATTCAGAAGTGCGTAAAGATATGACAACAGCATTGCAAAAACTTGGAATTTTTGTTGAAGCTTTGCATCATGAAGTTGGACCTGGACAGCATGAAATTGATTTTAAATATGGCGATCCGATTACAACTGCTGATTCGGTTTTGACTTTCAAAATTGCTTTGAAACAAATTGCTAGAAAACATGGATTATTTGTGAGCTTTATGCCAAAGCCATTTTTTGGTTTAGCTGGAAATGGGATGCATGTTCATCAAAGTATTTTTATGAATGAGCGGAATGCTTTTTATGATGCAAATGGTTTGTATCATATTAGTGAATTAGCAAAATCATTTATTGCTGGACAGTTATTTCATATTAAAGCTTTGAATTCAATTTTAAATCCAATTGTTAATTCATATAAAAGATTAGTATCAGGATATGAAGCTCCAGTTTATATTTCTTGGGGACAGGTTAATAGATCGGCTTTAGTTAGAATTCCAAGAGTAAATAGCAATAAACCAAGCGCAACAAGAGCTGAACTTCGCTGTCCAGATCCAGCTTCAAATCCGTATTTAGCATTTGCAACTATGTTAGCTTCAGGAATTGATGGAATAGAAAATGAAATGTTGTTGCCATTGCCTGTTGAAGAAAATGTTTTTGAAATGACAAATGAGGAAATGTTAAATCGAGGAATTGAAACTTTGCCAGCTAATTTGTTTGAATCATTAAGACATTTAGTAAAAGATCAATTATTGCGTGAGGTTTTTGGTGAGACAACTTTCAAAAAATATTATGATATTAAAATGAAAGAATGGGATAATTTTAGAATTTATGTTACTGATTGGGAACGTGATAATTATTTGGAAAGATATTAA
- the dut gene encoding dUTP diphosphatase codes for MKISVKKLKQEAIIPKYAHDTDAGLDLYSIEDYTLKSKQRYIFKIGISVQIPDGYVGLFWDKSGLAAKFGIKVMGGVIDNGYRGEYGIILYNTSDCDFVVKKGDKIAQMLIQKVEHVEVEEVDVLSETDRSDGGFGSSGR; via the coding sequence ATGAAAATTAGTGTAAAAAAATTAAAACAAGAAGCAATTATTCCAAAATATGCTCATGATACAGATGCAGGATTGGATTTATATTCAATTGAAGATTATACTTTGAAATCTAAACAAAGATATATATTCAAAATTGGAATAAGTGTTCAGATTCCTGATGGATATGTCGGTTTGTTTTGGGATAAATCTGGTTTAGCTGCTAAATTTGGAATAAAAGTAATGGGCGGAGTGATCGATAATGGTTATCGAGGAGAATATGGCATAATTTTGTATAATACTTCTGATTGCGATTTTGTTGTTAAAAAAGGAGATAAAATTGCGCAAATGTTGATTCAAAAAGTTGAGCATGTTGAAGTTGAAGAGGTTGATGTCTTGTCTGAAACTGACCGAAGTGATGGCGGATTTGGATCTAGCGGAAGATAG
- a CDS encoding YbhB/YbcL family Raf kinase inhibitor-like protein: MKIESVFKNGENIPPKYTCDGENINLPLKFIDVPENTKSLALIFDDPDSPSGIWTHWIVWNIDPKNLEIKENSVPKNSVLGKTTFGEIGYGGPCPGSGEHRYVFKLFALDIVLNLVEGAEISELEKAIEDHVIAKAELIGKYEREN; this comes from the coding sequence ATGAAAATTGAAAGTGTTTTTAAAAATGGTGAAAATATTCCTCCCAAGTATACTTGTGATGGTGAGAATATTAATTTGCCTTTAAAATTTATTGATGTGCCAGAAAATACAAAGAGCTTAGCTTTGATTTTTGATGATCCTGATTCGCCGTCTGGAATTTGGACGCATTGGATTGTTTGGAACATTGATCCCAAAAATTTAGAGATCAAAGAAAATAGCGTACCTAAAAATTCTGTTTTAGGAAAAACAACATTTGGCGAAATTGGATATGGCGGACCTTGTCCTGGATCAGGTGAGCATCGTTATGTTTTTAAATTGTTTGCTTTAGATATTGTTCTTAATTTGGTTGAAGGTGCAGAAATTTCTGAATTAGAAAAAGCAATTGAAGATCATGTAATTGCTAAAGCTGAGTTAATTGGAAAATATGAACGTGAAAATTAA
- a CDS encoding Type 1 glutamine amidotransferase-like domain-containing protein, with protein MIKYILHGGATKIDNKSNQDFNQEIVKDLQEPIKILLVCFAKDKEQWKDAFERHKSYLIKYNLGKNFEFALADENSVRFIDQIKNNHVLYFVGGSDELLQKYLKKINDLGTLFNDKVVVGSSAGANMLAKYYYSTDDNCIKNGLGILPIKVFCHYKNNLKELEELKKYKENLKIYTIYETEYLVIKQIISPCHGQGRSFEC; from the coding sequence ATGATTAAGTATATTTTGCATGGCGGTGCGACGAAAATAGATAATAAATCGAATCAAGATTTTAATCAGGAAATTGTAAAAGATTTACAAGAGCCAATTAAGATATTGCTTGTTTGTTTTGCTAAGGATAAAGAGCAATGGAAGGATGCATTTGAAAGACATAAGAGCTATCTAATAAAATATAATTTAGGTAAGAATTTTGAATTCGCCTTAGCTGATGAAAATTCGGTGAGATTTATTGATCAGATAAAAAATAATCATGTTTTATATTTTGTGGGAGGAAGTGATGAGTTATTGCAAAAATATTTAAAGAAAATAAATGATTTAGGTACTTTATTTAATGATAAAGTTGTTGTAGGTTCTTCAGCTGGAGCAAATATGTTAGCAAAATATTATTATTCAACTGACGATAATTGTATTAAAAATGGTTTGGGAATTTTGCCAATTAAAGTTTTTTGTCATTATAAAAATAATTTAAAAGAGCTTGAAGAATTAAAAAAATATAAAGAGAATTTAAAAATATATACGATTTATGAAACGGAATATTTAGTTATAAAACAAATAATATCCCCCTGCCATGGGCAGGGTAGAAGTTTTGAATGTTAA
- the truB gene encoding tRNA pseudouridine(55) synthase TruB, with protein sequence MKGIFAVNKPKGPTSNDIVQIIKRENRGEKVGHAGTLDPLASGVLVIAVGREATRKISEQVKKEKEYIAKIKLGQNSTTDDEEGEKENIEVKVQPNLDDIKKVLPKFVGKIMQTPPIYSAIKLKGKEAYKYARAGKEIKLEKREVDIKDIKVLGYSWPILEINVVTGPGVYIRSLARDIGRELGCGGYLADLQRTRVGDFTIADSMPISNAEKRRS encoded by the coding sequence ATGAAAGGTATTTTTGCAGTAAATAAACCAAAAGGTCCAACATCAAATGACATTGTTCAGATTATAAAGCGTGAAAATAGAGGCGAGAAAGTTGGACATGCTGGAACACTTGATCCTTTGGCAAGTGGTGTTCTTGTAATTGCTGTTGGCAGAGAAGCAACAAGAAAAATTTCAGAACAAGTGAAAAAAGAAAAAGAATATATTGCAAAAATAAAATTAGGCCAGAATAGTACAACTGATGACGAAGAAGGAGAAAAAGAAAATATTGAAGTAAAAGTTCAGCCTAATTTAGATGATATTAAAAAAGTTTTACCAAAATTTGTTGGTAAGATAATGCAGACTCCGCCAATTTATTCGGCAATTAAATTAAAAGGAAAAGAGGCATATAAGTATGCAAGAGCTGGAAAAGAAATTAAACTTGAAAAAAGAGAAGTTGATATCAAAGATATTAAGGTATTAGGATATTCCTGGCCAATTTTAGAAATAAATGTTGTAACTGGACCTGGCGTATATATTAGATCTCTTGCTCGAGATATTGGTCGTGAATTGGGTTGTGGAGGTTATCTTGCAGATTTACAGCGAACTAGAGTTGGTGATTTCACAATCGCTGATTCTATGCCGATTTCTAACGCTGAAAAACGCAGAAGTTAA